One window from the genome of Streptomyces sp. NBC_00287 encodes:
- a CDS encoding glycoside hydrolase family 31 protein translates to MNQPAYKQTGTVSLSQSSPTVGTFRERDGALEWSGRQETVRVEPWGPDAVRVRARLGGPVLERLPGALLTEAPATSSTVKIEDGRGQLTVGTLTVEIDAEGLIRFLRTSDGGELLAEERAHFWWPGSRLYTAVGNGHHRLEQRFAAYDDEKLYGLGQHQHGRLDQKGLVLDLVQRNAEVGIPVLTSSRGYTLLWNNPAIGRVELAHNGTRWVADSARQLDYWITAGDPADAQRRYSAVTGRTPMLPEWAAGFWQCKLRYRTQDELLSVAREYKRRGLPISAIVCDFFHWTHLGEWKFDLNEWPDPAAMVRELDELGIKLVVSVWPSVSPLSENHPVMEQRGYFIGTQYGPMAHADWPDKEVASTVQVAFYDATNPDAREFLWSRVKANYLDPYGITAFWLDACEPELKPGFQENLRYWAGPGLEVGNLYPAENARAFHEGLSAEGETDIITLNRSAWAGSQRHGAALWSGDIGTDFPTLRRQIAAGLNTALSGIPWWNTDIGGFHGGDPEDAAYREVMVRWFQFGALSPLMRLHGFRDPGMPLGPDMTGGPNEVWSYGEEAGAILERYLRLRERLKPYVLQVMREAHEEGLPVMRPLFLEFPEDQATWSVDDAYLFGRDLLVAPVLTAGATARTTYLPAGASWTDSWTGETYGGGTAVTVDAPLDRIPLFLRDGAELPIAE, encoded by the coding sequence GTGAACCAGCCTGCCTACAAACAAACCGGCACCGTCAGCCTCTCCCAGTCCTCCCCCACCGTCGGCACGTTCCGCGAGCGGGACGGCGCGCTGGAGTGGAGCGGTCGTCAGGAGACCGTCCGCGTCGAGCCGTGGGGTCCGGACGCGGTGCGGGTACGGGCCCGGCTCGGTGGGCCGGTCCTCGAACGGCTCCCGGGTGCGCTGCTGACCGAGGCTCCGGCCACCTCGTCCACCGTCAAGATCGAGGACGGGCGGGGGCAGTTGACCGTCGGCACACTCACGGTCGAGATCGACGCCGAGGGCCTGATCCGCTTCCTGCGCACCTCCGACGGCGGTGAACTGCTCGCCGAGGAGCGCGCCCACTTCTGGTGGCCGGGCTCGCGGCTGTACACGGCGGTCGGCAACGGCCACCACCGCCTGGAGCAGCGCTTCGCCGCCTACGACGACGAGAAGCTCTACGGCCTCGGCCAGCACCAGCACGGCCGGCTCGACCAGAAGGGCCTGGTCCTGGACCTGGTCCAGCGCAATGCCGAGGTCGGCATCCCGGTGCTCACCTCCAGCCGTGGCTACACCCTGCTGTGGAACAACCCGGCGATCGGCCGCGTGGAGCTGGCGCACAACGGCACGCGCTGGGTCGCGGACTCGGCCCGGCAGCTCGACTACTGGATCACCGCGGGCGATCCGGCCGACGCACAGCGCCGCTACAGCGCGGTGACCGGCCGGACGCCGATGCTGCCGGAGTGGGCGGCGGGCTTCTGGCAGTGCAAGCTGCGCTACCGCACCCAGGACGAGCTGCTGTCCGTCGCCCGCGAGTACAAGCGCCGGGGCCTGCCCATCAGCGCCATCGTCTGCGACTTCTTCCACTGGACGCACCTGGGCGAGTGGAAGTTCGACCTCAACGAGTGGCCGGACCCGGCGGCGATGGTCCGTGAACTGGACGAGCTGGGCATCAAGTTGGTGGTCAGCGTCTGGCCGTCGGTGTCCCCCCTCTCCGAGAACCACCCGGTGATGGAGCAGCGCGGCTACTTCATCGGCACCCAGTACGGCCCGATGGCGCACGCCGACTGGCCGGACAAGGAGGTCGCCTCCACCGTCCAGGTCGCCTTCTACGACGCCACCAACCCGGACGCCCGGGAGTTCCTGTGGTCCCGCGTGAAGGCCAACTACCTTGATCCTTACGGCATCACGGCCTTCTGGCTGGACGCCTGCGAGCCGGAGCTGAAGCCGGGCTTCCAGGAGAATCTCCGCTATTGGGCGGGCCCGGGCCTGGAGGTCGGCAACCTCTACCCGGCGGAGAACGCCCGCGCCTTCCACGAGGGGCTGAGCGCCGAGGGCGAGACCGACATCATCACCCTCAACCGCTCGGCCTGGGCGGGCAGTCAGCGCCACGGCGCCGCCCTGTGGTCCGGCGACATCGGCACCGACTTCCCGACGCTGCGCCGCCAGATCGCGGCCGGTCTCAACACCGCGCTGTCCGGCATCCCCTGGTGGAACACCGACATCGGCGGCTTCCACGGCGGCGATCCGGAGGACGCGGCGTATCGCGAGGTCATGGTCCGCTGGTTCCAGTTCGGCGCGCTGTCCCCGCTGATGCGTCTGCACGGCTTCCGCGACCCGGGTATGCCGCTGGGCCCTGACATGACGGGTGGCCCCAACGAGGTCTGGTCGTACGGCGAGGAGGCCGGCGCGATCCTGGAGCGGTATCTGCGGCTGCGCGAGCGGCTGAAGCCGTACGTCCTCCAGGTCATGCGCGAGGCGCACGAGGAGGGGCTGCCCGTGATGCGGCCGCTGTTCCTGGAGTTCCCCGAGGACCAGGCCACGTGGTCGGTGGACGACGCCTATCTCTTCGGCCGGGATCTGCTGGTGGCGCCCGTGCTGACGGCGGGTGCCACGGCCCGGACGACGTATCTCCCGGCGGGCGCTTCGTGGACGGACTCGTGGACGGGTGAGACGTACGGGGGCGGTACGGCCGTGACGGTCGACGCTCCGCTGGACCGCATCCCGCTGTTCCTGCGGGACGGGGCCGAGCTGCCGATCGCCGAATGA
- a CDS encoding LacI family DNA-binding transcriptional regulator codes for MVTLAEVAQHAGVSASTVSYVLSGKRSISSTTRQRVEQSIRELGYHPNAGARALASSRSNIIALMIPLRTDMYVPVMMEIAIAVATTARIHGYDVLLLTGEEGPDAVRRVTGSGLADAMILMDVELDDERLPLLRDTDQPSVLIGLPADTTGLTCVDLDFRATGALCVEHLAMLGHRDIAVIGEAPAVYERHTGFAERTLDGLRSRAQELGVRLLHRPCEGGYDAMAVTLARVFDERPGTTGFVVQNESAVEPLLALLRQQGRAVPEDVSVVAICPDQVAVQASVRLTSVSIPAQEMGRHAVEHLVAKLDGRGEDEVVLIRPELTVRASTGPVPA; via the coding sequence ATGGTCACCCTCGCCGAGGTCGCTCAGCACGCCGGAGTCTCGGCGAGCACGGTGAGCTATGTCCTCAGCGGCAAGCGGTCCATCTCCTCGACCACCCGGCAGCGGGTCGAGCAGAGCATCCGCGAGCTCGGCTACCACCCGAACGCGGGCGCCCGGGCGCTGGCCAGCAGCAGGTCGAACATCATCGCGCTGATGATCCCGCTGCGCACCGACATGTATGTGCCGGTGATGATGGAGATCGCCATCGCGGTGGCCACCACCGCGCGCATCCATGGGTACGACGTCCTGCTGCTCACCGGTGAGGAGGGCCCGGACGCGGTGCGCCGGGTCACCGGCAGCGGGCTCGCCGACGCGATGATCCTGATGGATGTCGAACTCGACGACGAGCGGCTGCCGTTGCTGCGCGACACCGACCAGCCGTCGGTGCTGATCGGACTGCCCGCCGACACTACCGGTCTCACCTGCGTCGATCTGGACTTCCGGGCGACCGGCGCGCTGTGCGTGGAGCATCTGGCGATGCTCGGGCACCGCGACATCGCTGTCATCGGCGAGGCGCCCGCGGTCTACGAACGGCACACCGGTTTCGCCGAGCGCACGCTGGACGGACTGCGTTCCCGCGCCCAGGAGTTGGGCGTACGGCTGCTGCACCGGCCGTGCGAGGGCGGCTACGACGCGATGGCCGTCACGCTCGCCCGGGTCTTCGACGAGCGCCCGGGCACCACGGGCTTCGTGGTGCAGAACGAGTCGGCGGTGGAACCGCTGCTCGCCCTGCTGCGCCAGCAGGGCCGTGCCGTGCCGGAGGATGTGTCGGTCGTGGCGATCTGCCCCGACCAGGTCGCCGTCCAGGCCTCGGTGCGGCTGACGTCCGTCTCCATCCCCGCCCAGGAGATGGGCCGGCATGCCGTGGAGCACCTCGTCGCCAAACTGGACGGCCGGGGCGAGGACGAAGTCGTACTCATCAGGCCAGAGTTGACGGTACGGGCAAGCACGGGACCGGTGCCGGCCTGA
- a CDS encoding acyl-CoA dehydrogenase family protein: MSAPTTKPTVTEREARQVAEAAREQDWRKPSFAKELFLGRFRLDLIHPHPMPTDEAAQRGEEFLAKLRDFVETKVDGALIEREARIPDEVINGLKEIGALGMKIDTKYGGLGLTQVYYNKALALAGSACPAIGVLLSAHQSIGVPQPLKLFGTDEQKERFLPRCARTDISAFLLTEPDVGSDPARLAASAVPEGDEYVLDGVKLWTTNGVVADLLVVMARVPKSEGHKGGITAFVVETNSPGITVEHRNAFMGLRGIENGVTRFHQVRVPAANRIGPEGAGLKIALTTLNTGRLSLPASCVAAGKWCLKIAREWSAAREQWGKPLAQHEAVGAKISFIATTTFALEAVLDLASQMADEDRNDIRIEGALAKLYASEMAWLMADELVQIRGGRGFETAESLRARGERAVPAEQILRDLRINRIFEGSTEIMHLLIAREAVDAHLSVAGDLIDPDKSLQDKAKAGANAGVFYAKWLPKLVAGQGQLPYSYGEFKQEVDLSPHLRYVERTSRKLARSTFYAMSRWQGRMESKQGFLARIVDIGAELFAMSAVCVRAEHLRSRGENGREAYQLAEAFCRQSRIRIEELFGRLWTNTDDVDRKVAKGVMSGTYEWLEHGIVDPSGDGPWIADATPGPSERENVHRPIR; this comes from the coding sequence ATGTCCGCTCCAACGACCAAGCCCACAGTCACCGAACGTGAGGCCCGCCAGGTGGCAGAGGCGGCGCGTGAGCAGGACTGGCGCAAGCCCAGCTTCGCCAAGGAACTGTTCCTCGGCCGCTTCCGCCTCGACCTCATCCACCCCCACCCCATGCCGACCGACGAGGCCGCCCAGCGCGGCGAGGAGTTCCTCGCCAAGCTGCGCGACTTCGTCGAGACGAAGGTCGACGGCGCCCTCATCGAGCGCGAGGCCCGCATCCCCGACGAGGTCATCAACGGCCTCAAGGAGATCGGCGCCCTCGGCATGAAGATCGACACCAAGTACGGCGGCCTCGGCCTCACCCAGGTCTACTACAACAAGGCGCTGGCCCTGGCGGGCTCGGCCTGCCCGGCGATCGGTGTGCTGCTCTCCGCCCATCAGTCGATCGGCGTCCCCCAGCCGCTGAAGCTGTTCGGCACGGACGAGCAGAAGGAACGGTTCCTGCCGCGCTGCGCCCGCACCGACATCTCCGCCTTCCTGCTCACCGAGCCGGACGTCGGCTCCGACCCGGCCCGCCTCGCCGCCTCCGCCGTACCGGAGGGGGACGAGTACGTCCTCGACGGAGTGAAACTCTGGACCACCAACGGAGTGGTCGCCGACCTTCTCGTCGTCATGGCCCGGGTGCCGAAGTCCGAGGGCCACAAGGGCGGCATCACGGCCTTCGTGGTGGAGACCAACTCGCCGGGCATCACCGTCGAGCACCGCAACGCCTTCATGGGCCTGCGCGGCATCGAGAACGGCGTCACCCGCTTCCACCAGGTCCGGGTCCCCGCCGCCAACCGCATCGGCCCCGAGGGCGCGGGCCTGAAGATCGCGCTCACCACGCTGAACACCGGGCGGCTGTCCCTGCCCGCGTCCTGCGTGGCCGCCGGCAAGTGGTGTCTGAAGATCGCCCGTGAGTGGTCGGCGGCGCGCGAGCAGTGGGGCAAGCCCCTCGCCCAGCACGAAGCGGTCGGTGCCAAGATCTCCTTCATCGCGACCACCACCTTCGCCCTGGAGGCCGTACTCGACCTGGCCTCGCAGATGGCCGACGAGGACCGCAACGACATCCGGATCGAAGGCGCCCTCGCCAAGCTGTACGCCTCCGAGATGGCCTGGCTGATGGCCGACGAGCTCGTCCAGATCCGCGGCGGCCGCGGCTTCGAGACGGCCGAGTCGCTCCGGGCGCGCGGCGAACGCGCTGTCCCCGCCGAACAGATCCTGCGCGACCTGCGCATCAACCGCATCTTCGAGGGCTCGACGGAGATCATGCATCTCCTGATCGCCCGCGAGGCCGTAGACGCCCACCTCTCGGTCGCCGGCGACCTCATCGACCCCGACAAGTCCCTCCAGGACAAGGCGAAGGCGGGCGCGAACGCGGGAGTCTTCTACGCGAAGTGGCTGCCGAAGCTGGTCGCGGGTCAGGGCCAACTGCCGTACTCCTACGGCGAATTCAAGCAAGAAGTCGACCTGTCCCCGCATCTGCGCTACGTCGAACGCACCTCCCGCAAGCTCGCCCGCTCCACCTTCTACGCCATGTCCCGCTGGCAGGGCCGGATGGAGTCCAAGCAGGGCTTCCTGGCCCGGATCGTCGACATCGGCGCGGAACTGTTCGCGATGAGCGCGGTCTGCGTACGCGCCGAGCACCTCCGCTCCCGGGGCGAGAACGGCCGCGAGGCCTACCAACTCGCCGAAGCCTTCTGCCGCCAGTCCCGCATCCGGATCGAGGAGCTCTTCGGCCGTCTGTGGACCAACACCGACGACGTCGACCGCAAGGTCGCCAAGGGCGTCATGTCCGGCACCTATGAATGGCTGGAGCACGGCATCGTCGACCCCTCCGGCGACGGCCCCTGGATCGCCGACGCGACCCCGGGACCGAGCGAACGGGAGAACGTCCACCGCCCGATCCGCTGA
- the dxr gene encoding 1-deoxy-D-xylulose-5-phosphate reductoisomerase, which produces MADPHLVYDPLAGDGPKDVVILGSTGSIGTQAIDLVLRNPDRFRVTALSANGGRVALLAEQAHQLKVRTVAVAREDVVPELREALSARYGAGEPLPEILAGPEAATQVAASDCHTVLNGITGSIGLAPTLAALEAGRTLALANKESLIVGGPLVKALAKPGQIIPVDSEHAALFQALAAGTRADVRKLVVTASGGPFRGRTKADLAQVTVEDALAHPTWAMGPVITINSATLVNKGLEVIEAHLLYDIPFDRIEVVVHPQSYVHSMVEFTDGSTIAQATPPDMRGPIAIGLGWPERVPDAAPAFDWSKASTWEFFPLDNDAFPSVNLARHVGELAGTAPAVFNAANEECVEAFRAGALPFNGIMETVTRVVEEHGTPATGTSLTVADVLEAETWARTRARELAAQTAEARA; this is translated from the coding sequence CTGGCCGACCCTCATCTGGTGTACGACCCGCTCGCGGGAGACGGCCCGAAGGACGTGGTGATCCTCGGCTCCACCGGGTCGATCGGCACGCAGGCCATCGACCTCGTGCTGCGCAACCCCGACCGCTTCCGGGTCACCGCGCTCTCCGCCAACGGCGGCCGCGTCGCCCTCCTCGCCGAGCAGGCCCACCAGCTGAAGGTCCGCACGGTCGCGGTCGCCCGCGAGGACGTCGTACCGGAGCTGCGCGAGGCCCTGAGCGCGCGGTACGGCGCCGGCGAGCCGCTCCCCGAGATCCTCGCCGGGCCCGAGGCCGCCACCCAGGTCGCCGCCTCCGACTGCCACACCGTCCTCAACGGCATCACCGGCTCGATCGGCCTCGCCCCGACCCTCGCCGCCCTGGAGGCGGGCCGCACGCTCGCGCTCGCCAACAAGGAATCGCTCATCGTCGGCGGCCCGCTGGTCAAGGCGCTCGCCAAGCCGGGCCAGATCATCCCGGTCGACTCCGAGCACGCGGCGCTGTTCCAGGCATTGGCCGCCGGGACGAGAGCGGACGTACGCAAGCTGGTCGTCACCGCGTCCGGCGGCCCTTTCCGCGGCCGTACGAAGGCGGACCTCGCTCAGGTGACCGTCGAGGACGCCCTCGCCCACCCCACCTGGGCCATGGGCCCGGTGATCACGATCAACTCCGCGACGCTCGTCAACAAGGGTCTGGAAGTCATCGAGGCGCATCTCCTCTACGACATTCCCTTCGACCGCATTGAGGTCGTCGTGCATCCCCAGTCGTATGTTCACTCGATGGTCGAGTTCACGGACGGATCCACGATCGCCCAGGCGACGCCCCCCGATATGCGCGGGCCGATCGCCATCGGTCTGGGCTGGCCCGAGCGCGTCCCCGACGCGGCGCCCGCCTTCGACTGGAGCAAGGCTTCGACGTGGGAGTTCTTCCCGCTCGACAACGACGCGTTCCCGTCGGTGAACCTCGCCCGGCATGTCGGTGAGCTCGCGGGTACGGCCCCTGCGGTGTTCAATGCCGCCAACGAGGAGTGCGTGGAGGCCTTCCGGGCCGGCGCGCTGCCGTTCAACGGCATCATGGAGACCGTGACACGGGTGGTCGAGGAGCACGGCACCCCGGCGACGGGAACTTCACTCACCGTCGCGGACGTCCTCGAAGCGGAGACCTGGGCGCGCACCCGGGCCCGGGAACTGGCGGCACAGACGGCGGAGGCCCGTGCATGA
- a CDS encoding M50 family metallopeptidase has protein sequence MFILGIVVFAVGLLFSIAWHELGHLSTAKLFGIRVPQYMVGFGPTIWSRKKGETEYGVKAIPFGGYIRMIGMFPPGPDGRLEARSTSPWRGMIEDAREAAFEELRPGDETRLFYTRKPWKRVIVMFAGPFMNLVLAIGLFLTVLMGFGISQQTTAVSSVSQCVIAQSENRDNCEKSDPASPAAAAGLKAGDKILAFDGVRTDDWNKLSDLIRANPGKEVPIVVDRDGEEITLTAKIATNQVAKKDSSGQIVQGEYVTAGFLGFSAATGIVKQDFGDSVTWMGDRVGDAVDSLAALPSKIPALWDAAFGDGEREADSPMGVVGAARVGGEIFTLDIPASQQLAMAVMLVAGFNLSLFLFNMLPLLPLDGGHIAGAMWESLRRNTAKVLRRPDPGPFDVAKLMPVAYVVAGIFVCFTLLVLIADVVNPVRIS, from the coding sequence ATGTTCATCCTCGGCATAGTGGTCTTCGCCGTCGGGCTGCTGTTCTCGATCGCGTGGCACGAGCTGGGGCACCTGTCCACCGCCAAGCTCTTCGGCATCCGCGTGCCCCAGTACATGGTCGGCTTCGGCCCGACCATCTGGTCGCGCAAGAAGGGCGAGACGGAGTACGGCGTCAAGGCCATCCCGTTCGGCGGCTACATCCGCATGATCGGCATGTTCCCGCCCGGCCCCGACGGCCGCCTGGAGGCCCGCTCCACCTCACCCTGGCGCGGCATGATCGAGGACGCCCGCGAGGCCGCGTTCGAGGAGCTCAGGCCGGGTGACGAGACCCGCCTCTTCTACACGCGCAAGCCCTGGAAACGGGTCATCGTGATGTTCGCGGGCCCCTTCATGAACCTGGTCCTCGCGATCGGCCTGTTCCTCACCGTGCTGATGGGCTTCGGTATCTCCCAGCAGACCACCGCCGTCAGCTCGGTCTCCCAGTGCGTCATCGCGCAGAGCGAGAACCGCGACAACTGCGAGAAGTCCGACCCCGCCTCCCCGGCCGCCGCGGCGGGCCTGAAGGCGGGCGACAAGATCCTCGCCTTCGACGGCGTCCGCACCGACGACTGGAACAAGCTCTCCGACCTGATCCGCGCCAACCCCGGCAAGGAGGTCCCGATCGTTGTCGACCGGGACGGCGAGGAGATCACCCTCACGGCGAAGATCGCCACCAACCAGGTCGCCAAGAAGGACTCCAGCGGCCAGATCGTCCAGGGCGAGTACGTCACGGCCGGCTTCCTCGGCTTCAGCGCCGCCACCGGGATCGTGAAACAGGACTTCGGGGACTCGGTGACCTGGATGGGCGACCGGGTCGGCGACGCCGTCGACTCCCTCGCCGCCCTGCCCAGCAAGATCCCGGCCCTGTGGGACGCGGCCTTCGGTGACGGCGAGCGCGAGGCGGACTCGCCCATGGGCGTGGTCGGCGCGGCGAGGGTCGGCGGCGAGATCTTCACCCTGGACATCCCGGCCTCCCAGCAACTGGCCATGGCGGTCATGCTGGTAGCGGGCTTCAACCTCTCCCTGTTCCTCTTCAACATGCTCCCGCTGCTGCCGCTCGACGGCGGCCATATCGCGGGCGCGATGTGGGAGTCGCTGCGCCGCAACACCGCGAAGGTGCTGCGCCGCCCTGACCCGGGTCCCTTCGACGTGGCGAAGCTCATGCCGGTCGCCTACGTCGTCGCCGGGATCTTCGTCTGCTTCACGCTGCTCGTACTGATCGCGGACGTGGTTAACCCGGTGAGAATCTCCTAG
- the ispG gene encoding flavodoxin-dependent (E)-4-hydroxy-3-methylbut-2-enyl-diphosphate synthase, which translates to MTAISLGMPSVPTRVAERRKSRQIQVGTVAVGGDAPVSVQSMTTTRTSDIGATLQQIAELTASGCQIVRVACPTQDDADALATIARKSQIPVIADIHFQPKYVFAAIEAGCAAVRVNPGNIKQFDDKVKEIARAAKDHGTPIRIGVNAGSLDQRLLQKYGKATPEALVESALWEASLFEEHDFRDIKISVKHNDPVIMIEAYKQLAAQCDYPLHLGVTEAGPAFQGTIKSAVAFGALLSQGIGDTIRVSLSAPPAEEVKVGIQILESLNLKQRGLEIVSCPSCGRAQVDVYKLAEEVTAGLTGMEVPLRVAVMGCVVNGPGEAREADLGVASGNGKGQIFVKGEVIKTVPESKIVETLIEEAMKLAEQMEADGTESGEPSVSVAG; encoded by the coding sequence ATGACTGCGATTTCTCTCGGCATGCCGTCCGTTCCGACCAGGGTTGCCGAGCGTCGGAAGAGCCGGCAGATCCAGGTGGGCACGGTCGCGGTGGGCGGCGACGCCCCGGTCTCCGTCCAGTCGATGACGACGACGCGTACGTCCGACATCGGCGCGACCCTCCAGCAGATCGCCGAGCTGACGGCGTCCGGCTGCCAGATCGTGCGGGTCGCGTGCCCGACACAGGACGACGCGGACGCCCTTGCCACCATCGCCCGCAAGTCGCAGATCCCGGTGATCGCGGACATCCACTTCCAGCCGAAGTACGTGTTCGCCGCGATCGAGGCCGGCTGCGCCGCGGTCCGCGTCAACCCCGGCAACATCAAGCAGTTCGACGACAAGGTCAAGGAGATCGCGCGCGCCGCCAAGGACCACGGCACGCCGATCCGCATCGGCGTCAACGCCGGCTCCCTCGACCAGCGTCTGCTCCAGAAGTACGGCAAGGCGACGCCGGAGGCGCTCGTCGAGTCGGCGCTGTGGGAGGCCTCGCTCTTCGAGGAGCACGACTTCCGGGACATCAAGATCTCGGTGAAGCACAACGACCCGGTCATCATGATCGAGGCGTACAAGCAGCTTGCGGCGCAGTGCGACTACCCGTTGCACCTGGGCGTGACGGAGGCGGGCCCGGCGTTCCAGGGCACGATCAAGTCGGCGGTGGCGTTCGGCGCGCTGCTCTCCCAGGGCATCGGCGACACGATCCGCGTCTCCCTCTCGGCGCCCCCCGCCGAGGAGGTCAAGGTGGGCATCCAGATCCTGGAGTCGCTGAACCTCAAGCAGCGCGGCCTGGAGATCGTCTCCTGCCCGTCCTGCGGCCGTGCCCAGGTGGACGTCTACAAGCTGGCCGAAGAGGTGACGGCGGGCCTGACCGGTATGGAGGTCCCCCTCCGCGTGGCGGTCATGGGCTGCGTCGTGAACGGCCCCGGCGAGGCCCGCGAGGCCGACCTCGGCGTCGCCTCCGGCAATGGCAAGGGCCAGATCTTCGTCAAGGGCGAGGTCATCAAGACGGTCCCGGAATCCAAGATCGTCGAAACCCTCATCGAGGAGGCCATGAAACTGGCCGAGCAGATGGAGGCGGACGGAACCGAGTCGGGCGAGCCGTCGGTTTCGGTGGCGGGCTGA
- a CDS encoding GNAT family N-acetyltransferase, whose translation MLTQTTSRVLEPSDLDAALAVLDREPVANAFVASRVQVAGLDPWRLGGEMWGWYEDGMLTSLCYAGANLVPICATPRAVRAFADRARRAGRRCSSIVGPAEPTAQLWRLLEPNWGPARDVRSRQPLMVTDRMPADIAPDPYVRRIRKDEMDTIMPACVAMFTEEVGVSPMAGDGGLLYQARVAELVGSGRSFARLDEHGKVVFKAEIGAATDRACQIQGVWVAPEYRGRGIAAPAMTAVLRYALADVAPVVSLYVNDFNTAARRTYRRVGFEEVGAFMSILF comes from the coding sequence TTGTTGACCCAGACCACCTCCCGGGTCCTCGAACCGAGCGACCTGGACGCAGCGCTCGCCGTACTGGACCGCGAGCCGGTCGCGAACGCCTTCGTGGCGTCCCGGGTCCAGGTCGCCGGCCTCGACCCCTGGCGCCTCGGCGGCGAAATGTGGGGCTGGTACGAGGACGGCATGCTGACCTCCCTCTGCTACGCCGGCGCCAACCTCGTCCCCATCTGCGCCACCCCCCGCGCGGTAAGGGCCTTCGCCGACCGAGCCCGCCGAGCCGGCCGCCGCTGCTCCTCGATCGTCGGCCCGGCGGAACCCACCGCTCAACTCTGGCGCCTGCTCGAACCGAACTGGGGCCCGGCCCGGGACGTACGGTCCCGTCAGCCCCTGATGGTCACCGACCGCATGCCGGCCGACATCGCCCCGGACCCCTACGTCCGCCGCATCCGCAAGGACGAGATGGACACGATCATGCCGGCGTGCGTGGCGATGTTCACGGAAGAGGTCGGCGTCTCCCCGATGGCAGGCGACGGCGGCCTGCTCTACCAGGCCCGCGTGGCCGAACTGGTCGGCTCCGGCCGCTCGTTCGCCCGCCTCGACGAGCACGGCAAGGTCGTCTTCAAGGCCGAGATCGGCGCCGCGACCGACCGCGCCTGCCAGATCCAGGGCGTCTGGGTGGCCCCTGAGTACCGGGGCCGGGGCATCGCTGCCCCGGCCATGACGGCCGTACTGCGCTATGCGCTGGCGGATGTGGCGCCGGTGGTGAGCCTGTACGTCAACGACTTCAACACGGCGGCGAGACGGACGTATCGAAGGGTGGGCTTCGAAGAGGTCGGCGCCTTCATGAGCATTCTCTTCTGA
- a CDS encoding GNAT family N-acetyltransferase encodes MDLVIGPLDLSAHVDEALAVQAVAFGLGPDEVAVRRQIVLRHMAYPGARALGATANGRLVGFVYGMPNDRTHWWSTVVEPYLRAQGNDHWLDDSFVITELHVHPAYQNRGVGRALITAITDAAGLPRSILSAIDTDSPARGLYHSLGYQDLARQVLFPSAPKPYAVMGAPLPLRRR; translated from the coding sequence ATGGACCTCGTCATCGGCCCCCTGGACCTGTCTGCCCACGTCGATGAGGCCCTGGCCGTCCAGGCCGTAGCTTTTGGACTGGGGCCGGACGAGGTGGCCGTACGGCGCCAGATCGTCCTGCGGCACATGGCGTACCCGGGAGCGAGAGCCCTGGGCGCCACCGCGAACGGACGGCTCGTGGGTTTTGTGTACGGCATGCCCAATGACCGCACCCACTGGTGGTCCACGGTCGTGGAGCCGTACCTCCGCGCCCAGGGCAACGACCACTGGCTCGACGACTCCTTCGTCATCACCGAGCTCCATGTCCACCCGGCCTACCAGAACCGCGGAGTCGGCCGCGCTCTGATCACCGCGATCACCGACGCCGCCGGCCTGCCCCGCTCGATCCTCTCCGCGATCGACACCGACAGCCCGGCCCGCGGCCTCTACCACTCCCTCGGCTACCAGGACCTCGCCCGCCAGGTCCTCTTCCCCAGCGCCCCCAAGCCGTACGCCGTGATGGGCGCCCCCCTGCCGCTGCGCCGCCGCTAA